From Erigeron canadensis isolate Cc75 chromosome 5, C_canadensis_v1, whole genome shotgun sequence:
TATGATTTTGGATGAAAAAATAATACTTCTTGTTTTAACCGGGCTGTAAAAGGTCTAAGAAGGTCGGCCCATTTATTTAACGTTTTACTCATTTTGACTCGTTAATGACCCAAACTTGTTTAGACTCAACCCAAACACATGTATTTTCGTGCTGTGTATGAGTGTCAGTGCCGACCCTGAGGATACAAGTATTCAGACCGAACTGAGAAAAAAATGCCCCTAACTCCTAACAAattcatatatacaaacaaaaaatgttTATGATGATAACTAGCCTTATAGctatgatttatatatacaaaacaaaatcatGATATTAGAAGTATATACTATAGCAGTTATTAGTTAACCGATGATTCTTAAGCTCTTCTAGCATTCTTTATAGTAATTTGGCTGATCAGCTCTTAGTAGTTTTATAATACACacataaaatttcaaaattttatgccCCGTTCGAAATGAACCCAAGTTGGGAATTGCGTTTCCTTCTCTAGGCCTCCCCTGATGAGTGTCTACTTATGGATTGAGAAGATGTAGGTACCATTTTTAAGCCTTGATGTACCTTCTTATCGTAGGCAAAAGCTACCTTATAATTGAGTCAGATTGTAAGTTGTAAAGATGAAGGTTTCATTTTTTAAGTCTTGATGTACCTTCTTACCGTAGGCAAAAGGTATCATTTTTGAGTTGTAAAGATGAAGGTACCATACCATTTTATAGTCAAGTCAGATAGTAAGTTAAAGATatcaataattttttattttctttagaaTGGctataaaaaatgtttattgctTTGGTAGTTAATTGAAAGTCAATTACCTCATAAAGTACATCTTTAAATTCGATGCATACCACCACATAATGTTTAAAATTTGATTACATCCTTGATAATTTCGCTTGTAGACATTTCTTGTACATTGTTCTAATTTATAGCATTGTAAGATAAGCAGTTTTGTTGTTACAATATATAGGATGAGGAATTAACACCGTACCATCTCTAATGTGTAAAATCTATGTTTAAAAGGTCGAAGGTGGCTAAACCGGAAGCACGACGGGATTTGTTGCTGCGCGGTATGAGAATAAAGGCAGATGAAGCATTAGCCAAGGGTTTGATTGATTCAGCACATGATAGCGCAGAGAAGGCAACGGAGGCTGCTGTGCATATGGGTGAAGAGTTGGCTAAAAGGAAGTGGGATGGCGAGGTTTACGCCGAGATTAGGAAGTCGTTGTACCCGGAGTTACTTAGTGTACTTGGCTTGACGGATAAAGGACTTATAAAAGCTCGGTTTTAGAAGATGTGGAACTTGTATAAGATTGTTTCTGTTGTTGGGGAATGTTTGACTCTTTACGGAATGCAATGTAATTGaagaatattaataatgtatcAATTTAAAAGTAGACATTGTTCTCTTTTTAAATGTTTGATGATTGAGTTTGAGTGGCTTACATTGCCCGTGAGTCTTTGGAAATTGATGAAGATGAAAGGTTGTACTATTACTGGTAATATTTAGGTTATCTTGCATTATTAAGTTCATGTTATGCTATGGGGGTAGATATTAAAGGGAAAGCACTTTTGACTACTAATTGATAATGTCATACAATGTAGGTTTTGAAAATAATCAGTTATTGTGTGGAGGACTAGAGTCTAGTTAGACTTTGATTTTGAGGAGTTACATAtagaatttaatttaatttggttAATCCAGGTGACCTACTAACTATAGCTTTAGAAAACTACTTTAACAAGTACTCGTATTAAATTCAATCACTCACAACTCAATTTAATTTAAGTTGGCATTAAAAACTCCATTTATAAATTGGGGAAAGTGAATATGAGATTATTTACCATTTAAGATTAGATGAAGAACCACTcacaacttaattttttaatcataaatataaCCCTATATTCACTTTTTAGTTGATTGTATATCATCCTAGTTAAGGCTTAATCAAGGAAGTCTCTAAGGATAAAACTTATCCCTATTAATTGTTGTGCATTTGAACGAATGAATATgggttttttctttctattaagTATTGACCTATTATCGATCTGGTTAAGATAATATAGTTTAAACCGGTCGTTATGATATTCGATatgtacttgtaaaaaaaatataattaagattattatatatatcatatatatttaactatATGTAGAAGGAAAATGgtatattcttttaaaaagtctaataatccttttaacaattttaaaatataataagtgTAAAAGACTTTCGTCATATTGATTTTGTGGTCatgatttaataattattaggtttattatactaattttttaaagataatatatGAAAGGACACGACTCGATAACCGaaaatataagaatttttttttttttacaccccactacgccgcagtgggtcaAGGActcctcactgcgccgcagtggatatCCTCGGCCATAACTGGAACatgtcccactgcgccgcagtgggttcgttacatctcccactgcgccgcagtgggaagaaccAAAATGGTTTCCGTGGGATtcaactgcgccgcagtaggcaaagtcacccccactgcgccgcagtggaccaCCTGACAGCAACCCTAAAACTCATTTTAACACTTGTTCCAACTTATAAACTTCAAATTTCAAAGCGAACTTCTCAAACACTTTTCAAAGGTTTCCAACAACAAAGTAGACgcattacaaacataattacGACATAACTTGTTTCACAAATCCAAGAACAACCTTAACGGGTCGTTTACCCGTTTTGGCAACATTTTCGCCCATAAACAACAAAACCATTTTCAAAGACTTTACAACTTGGACATTTACAGAAATATTACCAAAACATGACCtcaaaccaaaatgtaccatgagccatgaGATGTGGGACGTCtaagcttctataccaaaaAGGATCGTCATTCGTTCgagaatgacctaattaccttcaagttcttcaaaagATATCTACAACTTCAAGCTTATCAACATACACTTAGTTCTTTCtcccggaactacctataaaaatgtaaacaactaaaatataagcaaaagcttagtgaatatacttgcatacatttacgaatacgaaggagggcatagtacaaggactttcacatgtaacctatggcatcgtcatatcacatttacatattcaccttgcacacaaacaatacatatatggatccatataagctaaacaatcacatctatctggattcttaggccccggaggttcttaggcctcatatcacatcaacattcaggattcttaggccccaaaggttcttaggcctcataaacaatgccccacatgggcttcaagccaaatcaattaccatgcttggaacattcacatctcatggtaattgacccaacgtaaacataagggtatgcaaatatactcacctcctccgcaaaagGGACAATAATGCTAAACAaataagcacaagcaagcttcaacctataatcatatcataaaagtgcataagcttacattcacaacttgactagctcaacctagtcatacttcaatcactagccttcctaaaacccaaaaccaaacccaattgtcattgagttactttcatctttaacaacaACATTGGGTAGcccaacctaccattttcatccatatttcaataactagtaaaaattcatcttttctcattaactaagattttcacatgaacttatcaatttcataatcaaacacatcacattgctcaatgacaactaggttaactaaggaattgagaaaaattaaccataattcattttatAGCAAAAACCCctaatttggttcatccatgaaccctaatttcaaaagaaagataaaaactaaattaagggaattcaatacctcaagattaAATGAgctaattcaagacttaaattgaaAATCCTCCTTTCCCCCCTCTTCTttgaaattttcggccaccaccactcaAAACCCAcaaccctaacttttcaatttattgaatgaagattatatgATGGTGATGTTTAGTATGATGATTTCCCTTTTTGAATTTGAGAGAATTAAGCTTTTGATTTTGAGAGAATGGGATGGAATTGCATGAGGAAATGAAGAAGAGTTTAGTGGAAATATGAGTAAGGAACTCtctatgggtgccacgacccatttCCAAACTTGTgagtattttacccgctatccgctaaagttccaactaaattaaccccatatccaaaaataaaatactaggaaattaatttaatgtcaaaactataaaatagggttaatttcttttaccttaaaattttcggggtgttacatatattagttctacTATGTAGAAATCAATTGTATTTTCAGTTATAGCTCAATAAttgaaaattaactttatatattgGAGGTCTTAAGTTCATGACacgaaaaaatattttaatgaattttacTAATAAAGTCCTCCAGTAAAACAGTTTTGAGTTATGCATGGTTTGATCCACACCTTAAAGAAATAAATTGTgttttaaaatcttaaataagttacaattatgataatttaattaatcaaaaatatagCTAATTGGTGTTGAATTAATCAAAAACAGAACCTAAATTCTACCTCCCTTATTTTACCCGCCAAAGAATTCACATTACCAAAGCATTACATAACATTTACCCTCTTCGATTAAAAACAACCGCGAAAACAATACATTTTTAAACAAACTTAAAACTCTCCCGCCAATCTTCATCCCCTAATTAAGTCCCCAAAAATCATTCTCATTTTTTCTCATTCATCTCAATCACATAATCTCTCTACAATCTGTATCCATGGAAACCTCACCAATTCTTATAGAAGACGATTCCAAAACACCAATTGTTTCAATCGACCTCACCTTTTCACCCGTCTCAAAACCCCCAAAAATCGAACCCAAAATGGAAATCTATTCACCCGAAATCCCCGTAAAACGGACGGTTACGAGCACCGGCGGCACTCGTGTATGGATCAAACAAGAAGAAGGTGACGATTCTACTCAAGATTGTAAGATCGACAAAATAACAAACCGTAAAATGTCGTTTTCGGAATATTTAGAAGCAACAAACACCAAAGTTTTATCTGAAAAAGAAGCCGATTATATGAAACAAGAATACACCGACGAAAACGAACCGGTTCTCGACGTCGAACCGATTTCTGTAAGTAAAGTTTttccaaaaactgaaaaaaaggAAAGTGGGGTTAAACCGAAGATGGTCAACCCAGTTTCGTCTTTGAAACCGGGTTCCGGGTTTGTTAAGAAAGAAGTGAAAAAGGGCgtggaagaagaaaagaaggcAGTAAGTTTAGGTGTGGTTGAAACCGGTGATTTTGCAGAAGAGGCTGATTGGTTAATAGTCGGTCGGACCGCGATAACCGGTTTATCGACAACAAAAGGGCGGGAGTTAGTCGATAACGAGATTGTTCATTTTGCATTTCctaataatgatataaaaagtagTAATAATAGTTATTGGACTACTTCAAAAGCTGCTTCTGGAATTGTTAGATTCTCGACTAAAAGATCTGGAGAggttgttatttctattttgttttttaactttttttttttctttccgatatacatatacatatatattttgtatccaATAAGAGGTTTTTGATGTGTATATTTGTAGATTGGTAGGCTGCCAATGGAATGGTCAAAGTGTTTAATTCCGCTTGTGAATTCGAATAAAGTAAAAGTACTTGGTAGATGTGTGGCTGCACCTGAGAATCTTAGTATGATGCAAGAGATATTGCTTTATATAAGGTGTGAAGTTTAACTGTGAATTTTGTGATTttggatgtatatatatatatgttgttttgaGTGTAAAATTTTGAGTAATTTTTGTGATTGTGTTGTTGGGCAGCTTTTATATTCATCATTCGATATTTACGGACGAGGGAAAGTGTACATGGAAGTTGGATTGTTCGTCGAATATTGACTCTACTATTTATCCTCTTTTGACTTTGTTTAAGCTGTTGAAAAAGAGCCCATTCCAAAAGGTTTGTCTTGTTTTGATTTTGGATGTTATGTTATGATGTGATTAGATTAATTTTATTGACGTAGTTATTAACTGTGAATTAACCAGGCTGAATTCACACCGGAGGAACTTGATTCTCGTAAACGTGGGTTAACTCTTGGGGTATGTTTGTTTGATCtttatttgaatttgtattgacATTCGTTCTCATTTTGTGACTTGTAtgattaaataatgatattagACATTACCTCTAATGTTTTAAGGGTGTCAACTGAGCATTGTGAAACTAATTACTTCATAGTTCATAGGACCGTTTAAGTCTTTGATTAATAGTATTATTATCCTCTGAATATATGATAGgtcaatttttgattttgtttatagccGTAAAACAATTTGAAGATCAAATGATAGAGTAAAATTACTTGGACAATCTTAACTAATCACGCATTGCCAGAATAATTGTCTTTCTTTTATAGCATAGCTGATTGTCTGATTTTGATTAATCTCCTTGGTTAGATGTTGGCTGAATTAAAtgaatattttacttttaaagtaTTTCATCTTGGTTCACTTTAGTACTTGGTTCATCTTATGTGAAGTGTAGGTAACTGGTGATgtaaaatttatgaatttaaaTTTACACTTCTTTAAAAATTGTTGTATCAGAGTGATTTGCTGCAAGCTGCATCATCCTTGCcgtcaaaaaaacaaaagggtGGTGAACCATTGCTTTTAGAACCCAACAAAGATGCTCAAGTCATCACTGAGTCGTCTTTGAACAAGCTTGTTGGTGCTGCAGATATGTATAACTTGGAGGTAAAACCTTTCAAAGTTAATTAAGAGAAATCAGCTTATATATTACTGCTCCTCTTTTAACCAAAAGATCACCAAAAATCTGTTCTTTTCGTAGGAAATGGAGCCTCCAATGACACTTATCTGTGACTTGAGGCCATACCAGAAGCAGGCTCTCTATTGGATGACAGAATCAGAAAAAGGTGTAAATGTTGAAAAAGCAGAAGAAACACTTCATCCGTGCTGGGCAGCATATCGTATATGCGATGagtatgatttttaattatttcttaaGGCCAAATGTTATGGTTTGAGGATGAAATTGTATTATATGATTGACATTATTCTTTGTGAATTAAAACAGAAGGGCGACTGCAATATATGTAAATATCTTCTCTGGTGAAGCAACTACCAAATTCCCAAAAGCAACACAGATGGCTAGAGGAGGAGTAAGGGCCTTTCTTTTTATAACTGATTCAAGATTTTTTGCCTAAATATGTATAGATATGATATATTTTCTTTGTTATGCTATTATTTATACAGATTCTAGCAGATGCAATGGGACTTGGTAAAACTGTGATGACCATTTCTTTGATCCTTGCAAGACCTGGCAAAGGAATCACTgaaaatgaagatgaagatgagtGCGTTGGAAAGAGAAGAGATTATGAAACAAAGGCTTCTCGAAGACCAAGAGGTGGAACACTCATTGTTTGTCCAATGGCTTTGCTTAGCCAATGGAAGGTATGTCTTCTACAGTTTGAAAATAATATACTTATAGAGTTATAGTCAACCTCTATTTTAGAGACTTGAgagtatatatattcaaatcgGGCCTATGTTATAAGTTTATGATCAAATAATGACCCAGTTATTAAGTCTTGGGATTTCCCACTAGAGTTCTAGTCTTTGTTGGGTATTTTCAAGGAAATCCTAAGTTTCATCCTAGGCATTTAAGTTAGTTTAACAGTAGGAGTAAGATAGTTTGCTGTTCAAAGATTAAGAAACAATAAATGatagtaataaataataaagtaacTACCAAGTTATCAGTTAAGGAGACTTATACTGGtgactatttttttatattattaatttcatCTGTCTTGTAGGATGAGCTTGAAACCCATTCTGCAGCAAACAGTATATCTGTTTTTGTTCACTATGGTGGTGATAGGAGCAATGACCCAAGAGTGATAGCTGAACCTACTGTTGTCTTGACAACTTATGGAGTTCTTTCTGCATCTTATAAAAGCGTAATCCACCTTCTTATCGTCTAATTTGGAAGTTTTGccatattgtcttttttttttcaagtaaaTATAATTTATCTGAAATTTTGTTTCAGCATTCGGAGAACAGTATTTTTCAAAAAGTAGATTGGTACAGAGTGGTGTTAGATGAAGCTCATACCATCAAGGCACACAAGAGCCAATGTGCTCAAGCCGCCTTTGCATTGTCTGCATACTGCCGGTGGTGTCTTACTGGTACTCCTCTGCAGAATAATTTGGAAGATCTATACAGTCTTCTGTGTTTCTTGCATGTTGAGCCATGGTGTAACTGGGCCTGGTAAGCAGTTTGAGGCGGAGCAACATGTCACAAGTTTTTTTCTTAGATTTAAAAAGGGAAAAGTACTTTTCTAACCTATCATTGAAAAACTGCTATGATAAGGGCTTACTctgaaacaaaatttttatgaGATATGAATATGATTATGGATTGCAGTTTATGACTATTAAATCTTTATGGTTTTTAAGCCTATATTAAACTTCTTGTTAGGTGGAACAAGCTAATTCAAAGGCCTTATGAAAATGGTGATAAGCGAGGGCTAAACCTTGTAAAAGCTATTTTAAGGCCACTCATGTTGAGGAGAACAAAAGATACCAAAGATAAAGAAGGAAGGTTTGTACCAATTTCATAAAAACTGTGTTTTATGCATCATTCTTTTGGTTAATGGTTATTAACACGAATGTAGAGGTGGAATTTACATTTTGCCGAAAGTTTTATTCTGTGAGGCGATTTATcttttagttagagttttatACTAGAACTGATAACATCCTTTATTATTTTCAATACTGTCATTCAGGCCAATTCTTGTTCTCCCACCAACTGATATCCAAATCATTGAATGTGAACAATCAGAAGCTGAACACGACTTCTATGATGCCCTTTTCAAGAGATCTAAAGTAAGTTCTGTTTGTCATGTGAATCTCATTAATAAATAGCATGCATTgcattcatttatttttttgcaaaacAGGTCCAATTTGATCAATTTGTAGCCCAAGGAAAAGTTCTTCACAACTATGCCAATGTCCTTGAGCTCCTACTTAGATTAAGACAATGTTGCAATCACCCATTTCTTGTTATGAGGTAAGAATTCAAAGTTGCACTTAACGATTTAGTTTTCATGATAGTTTTAGCTGAAAATGTAATGGTTTTGTTATATGTACAGCCGAGGTGATTCTCAACAGTTTTCGGACCTAAACAAACTTGCAAGAAGGTTTCTTGATAATAATCTTGATTCATCAGACCCAAATCCCAGTAAAGCTTATATAGAAGAAGTTGTTGATGGTTTAAGAAGGGGTGAAAACACTGAATGTCCCATATGTCTAGAGTCTGCAGATGATCCTGTGCTTACACCATGTGCTCATAGGATGTGTAGAGAGTGTCTTTTGTCTAGCTGGAGAAGCCCGGCTTATGGCTTATGCCCTATTTGTAGGCAAACTTTGAGAAAAAGTGATCTTATCTCATGTCCAACTGATAGCAAGTTTAGAGTTGATGTTGAGAAGAATTGGAAAGAATCTTCTAAGGTTTCAAAACTTTTGGAATGCTTGGAAAACACAATGAAAAAAGCATGTGGAGAGAAAAGTATCGTTTTTAGTCAGTGGACCTCGTTTTTGGATCTCTTAGAGATTCCATTGAAGAGGAAAAAGATCGGGTTTCTAAGATTTGATGGAAGTTTGTCACAGAAGAATAGGGAAAGGACTTTGAGAGAGTTCAACGAAACAACTGATAAAATGGTGAGCAAACTTTTAAAGAATTGTTTATGTTTAGCTATCCAACTTTTCAAGCAGTCCCTTTGTCACCCTTGCAGGGTTTAGAACATTCTTGCTGTTATTTGTTATGACAAACACAAAACAATCTGTTTTGCATAGTTGCAACTTGCAAGAAAAGACTGTTTCACCCTTggaaatttgaagtttttgtaTATGAAGATTGActtttgagtttgttttgaaTATAAAGCTAATTAATGACTTTATGTAGGTGTTGTTAATGTCATTAAAAGCCGGTGGTGTTGGGTTGAATTTGACTGCAGCTTCAAACGTATATCTTATGGTATTTCTGATTATTCTCATTCTGACTTTCTTGAACATCTTGACTTcaataattttctatttttatacaTTTCTTGGATTGTTTGGAAAACTCATGTCATGTTGCTAATTCGTGCAGGATCCGTGGTGGAATCCTGCAGTAGAGGAGCAGGCAATAATGAGAATTCATCGTATTGGTCAAAAACGAACTGTTTGCGTTAGAAGATTCATTGTGAAGGTTAGAATGCCATTTTATGAACTTCAtttggtttttgttggtttctGGCTTGTTTTCCTTATGTTTTGACTTTGGAGCTAATAGCCAAAGTCAAACCTTTTCCTGCCTAACTAGTTTAAAATTGGGCTGCTAGTTTTGAATAGTCTCTTTGGCCATCATTTTCAATCAGGATTTCAAACACCTGCTTCAAATCCTTACCTAGAAAGAAATATTTGCTGGATTTGTGAAAGAAAGCTCTATATTTCTAAAGTTGACCAACCACTTTCTTTATTTGACTTTCTAGGATGCtttagtcttcctaaagtctTTTATTTAGTAATTGCCTATTTAGTTATCAGTAATCTTCTGACTTGTAAGCCTAATGACTTATTTCATGATTTTAATAATTGCAACTTATCATTAAGTTTCTAATCTTGTTTTATGAATGGcttgactcttttttttttattaaatctaaTTTACTTGACTTTGTTCTTTGGTGCAAAATGTATAGGATACTGTCGAGGAACGAATGCAACAAGTTCAGGAAAGGAAGCAACGGATGATTGCCGGAGCTCTTACTGATGAGGAAGTCCGATCAGCTCGACTTGAAGAACTTAAGATGCTCTTTAGATGAACTTAAAGTATTCTCagatttccctttttttttttaattttattgaaatGGTAGTAACATGGTTTAGGCCTTTTTTGGAGTGTAGTATCTATTGTGTAGTCTAGTTTATCACCACTCCTATTTTTTGTATATTGGCTAATCACATTATCTCAACCATTTCAGATTATGGTTATTATTAAATCGTAAAGTTTCATTGCATATTATGTGGATTGAATAGAGTAGGTCAAGTGTCTTTTTGTGGTACATTACTTTTATCaattttcaaccaattaaatttCCTTTTTGGCCCTTTTTTTGTTGCATAAAGTTTTATTTGAACAAAGATTGTGCTacacatatttttaattatatatttgattcgAATATGATTATACCTCGACTTATATTGAAAGCAAATTGAATTTACAAACTGAACTGATGATCACATTTATTGCTATACCTCGATTGTACGTGtataaattatgtatatatggtaaagttattttgagatttttttttacgagaacctttgagaactttttaaatcaagcccaactgattattgttttttacatgaaaattgttttttgattgttttctgaataatttatgtgtaattttaaagtttataattgtgtgaaaCATGAATTattatccgttatacaattatgtggagattttgatttttgatcacatgtgcacgaatatgggtatgatcacatgtatgcaagtcgatcacatgtaatcatagcaatattcgtgcacatatgatcaagaatccaaatctccacataattgtataacggataataatccatgcctccacacaattataaacttcaaaatcacatataagttattcagaaaacaatcaaaaaacaattttcatgtacagaataatcatcggttgtgctttatttgaaaagttctcaatagttctcgtaaaaaaaaggggtttttaaaataaattttcaatatatatatatatatactatattttgCAGGGAAAGGGAAGAAATTAGAtgatttgattaaaaataaaattgatgtttGGTTTGTGCGTAGATGAGATTTTGGGATATGGTGGTGGTATTTGGGGTTGGGTTTAACTAAtaattcatcatcatatattcatattatataaattgtataataattaaaatatatacatggcTCCAAGGTGGTAGAAGttgagtaaaaataaaaaaagatgtaaCCGGTTAATTAGAGTCCATGTCATCAGCAACAGGTCATGACCCCA
This genomic window contains:
- the LOC122602223 gene encoding DNA repair protein RAD5B; amino-acid sequence: MVNPVSSLKPGSGFVKKEVKKGVEEEKKAVSLGVVETGDFAEEADWLIVGRTAITGLSTTKGRELVDNEIVHFAFPNNDIKSSNNSYWTTSKAASGIVRFSTKRSGEIGRLPMEWSKCLIPLVNSNKVKVLGRCVAAPENLSMMQEILLYISFYIHHSIFTDEGKCTWKLDCSSNIDSTIYPLLTLFKLLKKSPFQKAEFTPEELDSRKRGLTLGSDLLQAASSLPSKKQKGGEPLLLEPNKDAQVITESSLNKLVGAADMYNLEEMEPPMTLICDLRPYQKQALYWMTESEKGVNVEKAEETLHPCWAAYRICDERATAIYVNIFSGEATTKFPKATQMARGGILADAMGLGKTVMTISLILARPGKGITENEDEDECVGKRRDYETKASRRPRGGTLIVCPMALLSQWKDELETHSAANSISVFVHYGGDRSNDPRVIAEPTVVLTTYGVLSASYKSHSENSIFQKVDWYRVVLDEAHTIKAHKSQCAQAAFALSAYCRWCLTGTPLQNNLEDLYSLLCFLHVEPWCNWAWWNKLIQRPYENGDKRGLNLVKAILRPLMLRRTKDTKDKEGRPILVLPPTDIQIIECEQSEAEHDFYDALFKRSKVQFDQFVAQGKVLHNYANVLELLLRLRQCCNHPFLVMSRGDSQQFSDLNKLARRFLDNNLDSSDPNPSKAYIEEVVDGLRRGENTECPICLESADDPVLTPCAHRMCRECLLSSWRSPAYGLCPICRQTLRKSDLISCPTDSKFRVDVEKNWKESSKVSKLLECLENTMKKACGEKSIVFSQWTSFLDLLEIPLKRKKIGFLRFDGSLSQKNRERTLREFNETTDKMVLLMSLKAGGVGLNLTAASNVYLMDPWWNPAVEEQAIMRIHRIGQKRTVCVRRFIVKDTVEERMQQVQERKQRMIAGALTDEEVRSARLEELKMLFR